The Fructilactobacillus myrtifloralis genome segment ATTGATGAATCCCACCAAACGGTGCCGCAAATTCGGGGGATGCTCAAGGGGGACCGGGCCCGCAAAAAGCAACTCATCGATTACGGGTTCCGGCTCCCGAGTGCCTATGACAACCGGCCGTTGAACTTTGCTGAGTTTGAACGCCACATTCACCAGGTGATTTACATGTCGGCCACTCCGGGTGACTATGAGTTAGAACACAGTACCCAGGTCGTGGAACAGATTATTCGACCAACCGGCTTACTGGATCCGACGGTGGAAGTGCGGCCGACGAAGGACCAAATGGATGATTTACTCGGGGAAATCAATGCCCGGGTGAAAAAGAACCAACGCACCTTTGTGACGACCTTGACCAAGAAAATGGCGGAAGACCTGACCGATTATTTGAAGGATTTGGGGGTTAAGGTTAAATACCTGCACAGTGACATTAAAACCCTCGAACGGACCCGAATTTTACGGGACTTACGGTTAGGGAAGTTTGATGTCTTAATTGGGATTAACCTGTTGCGAGAGGGAATTGACGTTCCAGAGGTTTCACTGGTAGCAATTCTGGATGCCGATAAGGAAGGCTTCCTACGAAACGAACGGTCTTTAATTCAAACGATTGGGCGGGCCGCCCGGAACGAAGACGGACACGTAATTATGTACGCCGATCACATCACTGACTCGATGCAGGCGGCGATGGATGAAACCAAACGGCGGCGGACGAAGCAGATTGCGTACAATCAGGAACACCACCAGACGCCGCATACAATCATTAAGCCAATTGAAAAGGTGATTTCTGCTTATAAGCAAACGGAAGATGATCACTATAATAAGGAAAAGCCGTTTGTGGAATCCGACTTTGAGCAAATGACCACCAAGGAACAACGGGCGGTCTTGCAAAATCTAAGTGATGAGATGGAAACCGCGGCGCGCCAGTTGGACTTTGAACAAGCCGCTAACCTGCGGGATACCATTAAAAAACTGAAAAAAGAACTGGATTAAAAAGAAGTGAGGTGCCTGCCATGGCTAATGATGTGATCAAAATTCGGGGCGCACGGGAACATAATCTCAAGGACGTTAACGTTGATATTCCCAAGGAAAAACTCGTCGTGATGACGGGGCTTTCTGGTTCGGGAAAGAGTTCGTTAGCCTTTGATACGTTGTATGCGGAAGGCCAACGGCGCTACGTGGAAAGCTTGTCTTCCTATGCGCGCCAGTTTTTAGGCCAGATGAATAAACCAGACGTGGATTCCATTACCGGCTTGAGTCCGGCAATTTCGATTGACCAAAAGACGACGTCGAAAAACCCCCGTTCGACGGTGGGAACCGTCACCGAAATTAATGATTATTTACGGCTCCTGTGGGCCCGAGTGGGAACGCCGGTTTGCCCGAACGATGGGACCGTAATTCAAAGTCAATCGGTCGATCAGATGATTGATCGAATCATGGAGTTGCCGGAACGCACCAAGCTCCAGATTTTATCGCCGATTGTGCGGTCCAAACGGGGTCAGCACAAAAAGGTGTTGCAACGCATCAAAAAGGAAGGGTTTGTCCGGATCATCGTGGATGGAGAACAACACGATGTGAATGACGAACTGGAATTAAGTAAAAATCAGCGTCACGACATTAGCATTGTGATTGACCGAATCGTGGTCAAACCGGGCATTAACGCTCGGTTATCTGATTCATTAGAAACAGCCCTGCGGTTAAGCGATGGGTACGCCACCCTCGACTTTTTGGGTCAACGGGAACCAATGCTCTTTTCCGAACACTATTCGTGTCCGCTCTGTGGCTTTACGGTCGGGCAGTTAGAACCGCGGCTCTTTTCCTTTAATTCGCCGTTAGGAGCTTGTCCTGAGTGTGATGGCCTCGGGGTGAAACTCGAAGTTGATGAGGACCTCGTGATTCCCGATCCAACTAAAACCCTCCGGGAAGGGGTGATTGAACCGTGGAATCCGATTAGTTCGAAATACTATCCGACGTTACTAGAACAAGCGGCGGCGGCCTTTAAGATTGATCTGGATACCCCGTTTGCCAAGTTACCCGCTGCCCAACGCGAATTGTTATTGCACGGTTCCAACGGCAAACAGTTCCACTTTCATTATGAAAATGATTTTGGGGGCGTCCGGGATGCCGACGTTCCGTTTGAAGGAGTCATGACCAACATTGCGCGCCGGTACCGTGAAACCAGTAGTGACTTTACCCGCGATCAAATGCGCAAGTACATGCGGGAACTAACTTGTCAGGCTTGTCACGGCTTGCGGTTAAATCCGAAGGCTCTGGCAGTGAAAGTTGACGGGCTTAGCATTGCGGAAGTTTGTGAGCAAAACCTGACGGATGAATTTAACTTCTTCCAGCAAGTGACCCTCGGCGAACAAGCCACCACGATTGCCAAACCGGTGATTAAGGAAATTAGTGACCGGTTGGACTTCCTGTTGAACGTGGGCTTGAGTTATTTGACGCTTTCCCGGGCCGCACGCACACTGTCCGGGGGTGAAGCCCAACGGATTCGGCTTGCCACCCAGATTGGTTCGAATTTATCAGGAATTTTATACGTTCTAGATGAACCTTCGATTGGCTTGCACCAGCGCGATAACGATCGGTTAATTAAATCACTAAAACAGATGCGGGACCTGGGCAACACCCTCGTGGTGGTGGAACACGATCACGAGACGATGCTGGCTGCGGATTACCTGGTTGACGTTGGTCCCGGAGCCGGAGAAAACGGGGGGCGCATCATGGCGACTGGTACGCCGGCGGAAGTTGCGCAGAACCCCAACTCGTTAACCGGGCAGTATTTATCCGGCCAGAAGTTTATTCCGGTGCCACTTAGGCGGCGGTCGGGAACTGGAAAAGCGGTTACGATTAAGGGCGCACGGGCCAATAACCTCCAAAACATCACGGTGCAATTTCCACTTGGAGAGTTCAACGTGGTGACGGGGGTCTCTGGCTCCGGAAAGTCGACGCTCGTAAACGACATTTTAAAACGAGCGTTGGCCCAGAAATTAAACCACAACGCGGCCAAACCAGGCCGGTACAAATCAATTACCGGTTACCAACAGATTGAAAAGTTAGTTAGCATCGATCAAAGTCCGATTGGGCGGACCCCGCGCAGTAACCCGGCGACCTATACGGGCGTGTTTGATGACATTCGCGACCTGTTCGCTAAAACCAACGAAGCGCAGCTCCGGGGCTATCAGAAGGGCCGGTTCAGCTTTAACATCAAGGGGGGCCGGTGTGAAACCTGTCGTGGGGATGGAATCCTTAAGATTGGGATGGATTTCCTACCGGATGTGTACGTTCCCTGTGAAGTTTGCCATGGCAAACGGTATAACGCTGAAACGTTACAAGTTGAGTACAAAGGCAAAAACATTGCTGAGGTGCTTGATTTGACGGTGCAAGAAGCTCTCGATTTCTTTACCGCGATTCCGAAGATTACGCGGAAATTGCAAACGATCGCGGACGTGGGCTTAGGCTACGTTAAACTTGGTCAAGCGGCGACGACCCTCTCGGGAGGAGAAGCCCAGCGGATGAAGTTAGCCTCAGAACTACACAAGCGCTCCTCGGGAAAGAACTTCTACATTTTGGATGAACCGACGACCGGTTTGCATACCGACGACGTCAAGCGGCTCCTACAAGTCCTGCAGGCACTGGTTGACGAAGGCAATACGGTGTTAATCATTGAACATAACATGGATGTGATTAAGCAGGCCGACCACGTAATCGACCTGGGTCCAGAAGGGGGCGCCGCTGGTGGGCAAGTTGTGGCCACCGGTACGCCAGAAGAAATTGTGCAGGTTGCCGCCAGCTATACGGGGCAATACTTAAAACCAATTTTAGCGCGTGATACGAAACGCACGCAGGCACAGGCAAAATAACTTACTAAGAATCGTCAGTGACGGTTCTTTTTAATTAGGGATGAAACACCCGGTATGTTATACTGAAGCAAAGTTTGGAGGCTAGGACGATGCGAAAAGATGATCAGTTAGTTGTCATAACTGGAATGAGTGGGGCCGGGAAGACCAAAG includes the following:
- the uvrA gene encoding excinuclease ABC subunit UvrA — encoded protein: MANDVIKIRGAREHNLKDVNVDIPKEKLVVMTGLSGSGKSSLAFDTLYAEGQRRYVESLSSYARQFLGQMNKPDVDSITGLSPAISIDQKTTSKNPRSTVGTVTEINDYLRLLWARVGTPVCPNDGTVIQSQSVDQMIDRIMELPERTKLQILSPIVRSKRGQHKKVLQRIKKEGFVRIIVDGEQHDVNDELELSKNQRHDISIVIDRIVVKPGINARLSDSLETALRLSDGYATLDFLGQREPMLFSEHYSCPLCGFTVGQLEPRLFSFNSPLGACPECDGLGVKLEVDEDLVIPDPTKTLREGVIEPWNPISSKYYPTLLEQAAAAFKIDLDTPFAKLPAAQRELLLHGSNGKQFHFHYENDFGGVRDADVPFEGVMTNIARRYRETSSDFTRDQMRKYMRELTCQACHGLRLNPKALAVKVDGLSIAEVCEQNLTDEFNFFQQVTLGEQATTIAKPVIKEISDRLDFLLNVGLSYLTLSRAARTLSGGEAQRIRLATQIGSNLSGILYVLDEPSIGLHQRDNDRLIKSLKQMRDLGNTLVVVEHDHETMLAADYLVDVGPGAGENGGRIMATGTPAEVAQNPNSLTGQYLSGQKFIPVPLRRRSGTGKAVTIKGARANNLQNITVQFPLGEFNVVTGVSGSGKSTLVNDILKRALAQKLNHNAAKPGRYKSITGYQQIEKLVSIDQSPIGRTPRSNPATYTGVFDDIRDLFAKTNEAQLRGYQKGRFSFNIKGGRCETCRGDGILKIGMDFLPDVYVPCEVCHGKRYNAETLQVEYKGKNIAEVLDLTVQEALDFFTAIPKITRKLQTIADVGLGYVKLGQAATTLSGGEAQRMKLASELHKRSSGKNFYILDEPTTGLHTDDVKRLLQVLQALVDEGNTVLIIEHNMDVIKQADHVIDLGPEGGAAGGQVVATGTPEEIVQVAASYTGQYLKPILARDTKRTQAQAK